One Paracoccaceae bacterium genomic region harbors:
- the gyrA gene encoding DNA gyrase subunit A, with amino-acid sequence MSDTPEDTDEKEETPRMPHAGPQVDIAAEMRTAYLDYAMSVIVSRAIPDLRDGLKPVHRRILYAMHETGNTHDKPYRKSARPVGDVMGKYHPHGDSAIYDALVRMAQPFSMSLKLLDGQGNFGSMDGDNPAAMRYTEVRMDKPAGFLLADIDKDTVDFQDNYDGKDREPTVLPARFPNMLVNGAGGIAVGMATNIPPHNLGEVIDATLALIANPDLSSEALMEIVPAPDFPTGGLILGRSGARKAYLEGRGSVIIRAKTHVEEIRKDRFAIIVDEIPYQVNKSTMVERIAECVREKKIEGISHVADESDRIGVRVVIELKRDATPDVVLNQLWRFTPMQVSFGCNMLALNGGRPEQLALRDFLTHFIAFREDVVSRRTAFELRKARERSHILCGLAVAVSNVDEVVRTIRASADAAEARERLMTRRWPARDIADYIRLIDDPSHTINDDGTYNLSEAQARAILDLRLQRLTALGVKEVTDELAELASRIKDFLAILASRERILAIISNELAEVKSLFAVPRRTEITEWGGDLEDEDLIEREDMVVTITSGGYIKRTPLAEFRAQNRGGKGLASMQTKEDDVVTTLFVANTHTWLLFFTTDGMVYKLKTWRLPLAGRTARGKAIVNILPIQAGVTIAALMPVDVPEAEWDALQIVFATSDGDVRQNDLSDFTNVKRNGKIAMNLPEGVTLVNAAIADEDDDVMLVTAGGRAIRFPTTEIRVFKSRGSTGVRGIRLADGDRVVSMAIIRHFEADPATREAYLKQRRLMAGVTEDESDDEEETVAAGQLSPERYVEMSAAEDLILTVTAGGSGKLSSSHDYPVRGRGGMGVKAISPGPRGGRIVASFPVEMTDQIMLATSTGQSIRVPVEQVSFRSRSAGGVRVFNVGPEEEVVSVARVAEQGEA; translated from the coding sequence ATGAGCGACACCCCGGAAGACACTGACGAAAAAGAAGAAACCCCGCGAATGCCGCATGCCGGTCCGCAGGTAGACATCGCCGCCGAGATGCGCACCGCCTATCTCGACTATGCCATGTCCGTCATCGTCAGCCGCGCCATCCCCGACCTGCGCGACGGCCTGAAACCTGTGCACCGGCGCATTCTTTACGCAATGCACGAAACCGGCAACACCCACGACAAGCCCTACCGCAAGTCCGCCCGCCCCGTCGGCGATGTCATGGGCAAGTATCACCCCCACGGCGATTCCGCGATCTACGACGCCCTCGTGCGGATGGCGCAGCCGTTCAGCATGTCGCTGAAACTCCTTGACGGACAAGGGAATTTCGGCTCGATGGACGGCGACAACCCGGCTGCCATGCGCTATACCGAAGTGCGGATGGACAAGCCCGCCGGGTTCCTGCTGGCCGATATCGACAAGGACACGGTCGACTTTCAGGACAACTACGACGGCAAGGACCGCGAACCGACCGTCCTGCCCGCCCGCTTTCCCAACATGCTGGTCAACGGTGCCGGCGGCATCGCCGTCGGCATGGCCACGAACATCCCGCCCCACAACCTGGGCGAGGTGATCGACGCGACGCTCGCCCTCATCGCCAACCCGGACCTGTCGTCCGAGGCACTGATGGAGATCGTCCCCGCCCCCGATTTCCCCACCGGCGGCCTGATCCTCGGCCGCTCCGGCGCGCGCAAGGCCTATCTCGAGGGGCGCGGATCGGTGATCATCCGCGCGAAGACGCATGTCGAGGAAATCCGCAAGGACCGCTTCGCCATCATCGTGGACGAGATTCCCTATCAGGTGAACAAGTCCACCATGGTCGAACGCATCGCCGAATGTGTGCGCGAGAAGAAGATCGAGGGAATCAGCCATGTTGCGGACGAATCCGACCGCATCGGCGTGCGCGTGGTGATCGAACTCAAGCGCGACGCCACGCCCGATGTGGTTCTGAACCAGCTCTGGCGCTTCACGCCGATGCAGGTCTCGTTCGGCTGCAACATGCTGGCCCTGAACGGCGGCCGCCCCGAACAACTGGCGTTGCGCGATTTCCTCACGCATTTCATCGCCTTCCGCGAGGATGTCGTATCGCGCCGCACCGCGTTCGAACTGCGCAAGGCGCGCGAGCGCAGCCATATCCTCTGCGGTCTGGCCGTGGCGGTGTCGAACGTGGACGAGGTGGTGCGCACCATCCGCGCCAGCGCCGACGCGGCCGAGGCGCGCGAACGGCTGATGACCCGCCGCTGGCCCGCGCGGGACATCGCCGACTACATCCGCCTGATCGACGACCCCTCGCACACGATCAACGACGATGGCACCTACAACCTGTCCGAGGCCCAGGCCCGCGCGATTCTCGATCTGCGCCTGCAGCGGCTGACCGCGCTCGGGGTCAAGGAAGTGACGGACGAGCTTGCCGAACTCGCAAGCCGGATCAAGGACTTCCTGGCCATTCTTGCCAGCCGTGAACGGATTCTCGCGATCATCTCGAACGAACTGGCCGAGGTGAAATCGCTGTTCGCCGTGCCGCGCCGCACCGAGATCACCGAATGGGGCGGCGACCTCGAGGACGAGGATCTGATCGAGCGCGAGGACATGGTCGTGACCATCACCTCGGGCGGCTACATCAAGCGCACCCCCCTTGCCGAATTCCGCGCCCAGAACCGCGGGGGCAAGGGACTGGCCTCGATGCAGACCAAGGAAGACGATGTGGTGACGACGCTTTTCGTCGCGAATACACATACCTGGCTGCTGTTCTTCACGACCGACGGCATGGTCTACAAGCTCAAGACCTGGCGCCTGCCGCTGGCCGGGCGCACCGCCCGGGGCAAGGCGATCGTCAACATCCTGCCGATCCAGGCCGGCGTCACGATCGCCGCCCTGATGCCCGTCGACGTGCCCGAGGCCGAATGGGACGCGCTGCAGATCGTCTTTGCCACCTCGGACGGCGACGTGCGGCAGAACGACCTGTCCGACTTCACCAACGTCAAGCGCAACGGCAAGATCGCGATGAACCTGCCCGAGGGCGTGACGCTGGTGAACGCGGCCATCGCCGACGAGGATGACGACGTGATGCTGGTCACCGCCGGGGGCCGCGCCATCCGCTTCCCCACCACCGAGATCCGGGTGTTCAAGTCACGCGGCAGCACCGGCGTGCGCGGCATCCGGCTGGCCGATGGCGACCGCGTGGTCTCGATGGCCATCATCCGCCATTTCGAGGCCGATCCCGCCACCCGCGAGGCCTATCTGAAGCAGCGCCGGCTGATGGCCGGCGTCACCGAGGACGAGTCGGATGACGAAGAGGAAACCGTTGCCGCAGGCCAGCTCAGCCCCGAACGCTATGTCGAGATGTCGGCGGCCGAGGACCTGATCCTGACCGTCACGGCGGGCGGTTCGGGCAAGCTTTCATCCAGCCACGACTACCCGGTGCGCGGCCGCGGCGGGATGGGGGTCAAGGCGATCTCGCCCGGGCCGCGTGGCGGGCGGATCGTCGCCTCGTTCCCGGTCGAGATGACCGACCAGATCATGCTGGCCACCTCGACCGGCCAGTCGATCCGGGTTCCGGTGGAGCAGGTCAGCTTCCGGTCCCGTTCGGCCGGCGGGGTGCGCGTGTTCAACGTGGGCCCCGAGGAAGAGGTTGTCTCGGTCGCCCGCGTGGCCGAACAGGGCGAGGCGTGA
- the trmFO gene encoding methylenetetrahydrofolate--tRNA-(uracil(54)-C(5))-methyltransferase (FADH(2)-oxidizing) TrmFO, which translates to MTEPLHIIGGGMAGSEAAWQAAGMGVPVILHEMRPRTGTFAHRTGDLAEMVCSNSFRSDDDERNAVGLLHWEMDRAGGLIIQTARAHRLPAGGALAVDRDPFAAAVTAKLRAHFLITVVDEEVAELPSDGHWIVATGPLTSGALAQSIRAATGAEHLAFFDAIAPIVYAESVDMSVAWRQSRYDKGETVEEQTAYINCPMDRAQYDAFIDALLAADKTTFHDGETAGYFDGCLPIEVMAERGRETLRFGPMKPVGLTNPHSPAKPYAVVQLRRDNALGTLYNIVGFQTKMKHGAQVDVFRRIPGLQDASFARLGGIHRNTFINSPTLLDDRMRLKSRPNIRFAGQITGVEGYVESAAMGLLAGRMAAAAILGRDLPPPPPETAMGALVTHITGGADARTFQPMNVNFGLFPPIDARGGRKGRKDRYKAYTDRAKAAFAEWLS; encoded by the coding sequence ATGACCGAACCCCTGCACATCATCGGCGGCGGCATGGCGGGGTCCGAGGCGGCCTGGCAGGCGGCCGGCATGGGCGTGCCCGTCATCCTGCACGAGATGCGCCCCCGCACCGGCACCTTTGCCCACCGCACCGGCGACCTGGCCGAGATGGTCTGTTCCAACTCGTTCCGGTCGGACGACGACGAACGCAATGCCGTGGGTCTGCTGCATTGGGAAATGGACCGGGCCGGCGGCCTGATCATCCAGACCGCCCGCGCGCATCGCCTGCCCGCAGGTGGCGCGCTGGCGGTTGACCGCGATCCCTTTGCGGCGGCCGTCACCGCGAAACTGCGCGCGCATTTCCTGATTACCGTTGTGGATGAGGAGGTTGCAGAGCTTCCCTCAGACGGCCATTGGATCGTCGCGACCGGCCCGCTGACCAGCGGGGCGCTGGCCCAGAGCATCCGTGCCGCCACCGGGGCCGAGCATCTGGCCTTCTTCGATGCCATCGCCCCGATCGTCTATGCCGAAAGCGTCGACATGTCCGTGGCCTGGCGGCAATCGCGCTATGACAAGGGCGAGACGGTCGAGGAACAGACGGCCTACATCAACTGCCCGATGGACCGCGCGCAATACGACGCCTTCATCGACGCGCTTCTGGCCGCCGACAAGACGACCTTCCACGACGGCGAGACCGCCGGATATTTCGATGGCTGCCTGCCGATCGAGGTGATGGCCGAACGCGGCCGCGAGACGCTGCGGTTCGGACCGATGAAGCCCGTCGGGCTGACGAACCCGCACAGTCCGGCAAAGCCCTATGCCGTGGTCCAGCTTCGCCGCGACAATGCGCTGGGCACGCTCTACAACATCGTGGGCTTCCAGACCAAGATGAAGCACGGCGCGCAAGTTGATGTTTTCAGGCGCATTCCCGGCCTTCAGGATGCCAGCTTTGCCCGCCTTGGCGGGATCCACCGCAATACCTTCATCAACTCGCCCACGCTGCTGGATGACCGCATGCGCCTGAAGTCGCGGCCGAACATCCGCTTCGCGGGACAGATCACCGGGGTCGAGGGCTATGTCGAAAGCGCCGCCATGGGGCTGCTGGCGGGGCGCATGGCGGCCGCGGCGATCCTTGGCCGCGACCTGCCGCCACCGCCGCCGGAAACCGCCATGGGGGCGCTGGTGACCCACATCACCGGCGGCGCCGATGCCAGAACCTTCCAGCCGATGAACGTGAACTTCGGCCTGTTTCCCCCGATCGACGCCAGGGGGGGCCGCAAGGGCCGCAAGGACCGCTACAAGGCCTATACCGACCGCGCCAAGGCGGCCTTCGCGGAATGGCTTTCGTAA